One window from the genome of Diabrotica virgifera virgifera chromosome 6, PGI_DIABVI_V3a encodes:
- the LOC126887322 gene encoding general transcription factor 3C polypeptide 3: MEEDPGPPTIEEDFYSEDENDQEDGKTKKGSKKDPSKLPAHLKGLMGEANLRYARGDLETAKKMCFEVIRQAPDSYEPYLTLSQMYETTNQKKYKAYLMLASHLAPTSIATTCRLAELCIQDGETEEAIKCYSRSIKYNLTNFFLHKKRLELLEQKCDSKSAIVAKQTMANHIDKKHADIILNLSMEVAKEHYKNKSYIRAIEVLKIPIKRIPEKVTQDVVNVMLELLLINERYSDCLDMFTQFCGFTFDLYLTDDNSIVMNSYEVPENLPIDLKIKFIVCLVKLRCENLFSPLLDKMLIEMDVETCGDLYLDVVEALMTVGYFMGALKLLVPLVKSKNYSLAAVWLKYAECLASCDMIEQAIDSYYTVKELAPGHVEVLYPLAMLLLKQNQREEALKVMSQDFSANKLDVAVLLEQMKLLKQINNWESYWKCMELLMSRHCPVLKHPEELKILLTKERPPEKLAKLRKMRNFRNDSTSVESNFTVIKELSLEEDYDIYKNILQLSIDRREYCYLQKFTFMGLASKRFQKYFSEVNIMAAFSCLLTNDCFHGYNLLRETLMRYSNNNLAWNWFGIVTATQEELRFARFLERFGGSLPIDNRRIIIANHHLSMGNYINTINFYLKRYKQTNSVFAAFMLAVAMLQHYHHKSLDKAKKQSMAEIVSYLFLNYAKQRNKMAEQEVYYNLGRMYHQLGVMYLAEFYYKKVFKVDNSYLEQYPEIVSLKREAAFNLHIIYKNSENFIAARNILYEHIVI; this comes from the exons ATGGAAGAGGATCCAGGACCTCCAACAATAGAGGAAGACTTTTATTCTGAGGACGAAAATGACCAAGAAGATG GAAAAACTAAAAAAGGATCTAAGAAAGATCCCAGCAAACTACCAGCTCACTTAAAAGGACTGATGGGAGAGGCCAACCTGCGTTATGCCAGAGGAGATTTGGAAACAGCAAAGAAAATGTGCTTCGAAGTCATAAGGCAGGCACCTGATTCCTACGAACCGTATTTAACTTTATCACAGATGTACGAAACCACTAACCAAAAGAAGTACAAAGCTTATCTAATGCTGGCTAGTCACCTTGCTCCTACAAGTATAGCTACGACCTGTAGATTGGCTGAATTGTGCATACAAGATGGAGAAACCGAAGAAGCAATTAAATGTTACTCTCGAAGTATCAAGTATAATCTTACTAATTTCTTTTTACACAAAAAGAGGTTGGAACTGTTAgaacaaaaat GTGATTCAAAGAGTGCCATCGTTGCGAAGCAAACAATGGCAAATCATATAGACAAGAAACATGCCGATATAATTCTTAATCTTAGTATGGAGGTAGCAAAGGAACACTACAAAAACAAAAGCTATATCCGAGCCATAGAAGTTTTGAAAATACCCATAAAAAGGATTCCAGAAAAAGTTACCCAAGATGTTGTAAATGTCATGTTGGAATTGCTACTCATTAACGAACGATATTCTGATTGCTTAGACATGTTCACACAGTTTTGCGGGTTTACTTTCGATTTATACCTAACTGATGATAATTCCATAGTGATGAATTCGTATGAGGTGCCAGAGAATCTTCCGATAGATCTTAAGATAAAATTTATCGTATGTTTGGTAAAGTTAAGGTGTGAAAATCTGTTTTCTCCACTCTTAGATAAAATGCTCATTGAAATGGATGTTGAAACTTGTGGAGACCTCTACCTGGATGTTGTAGAGGCTTTGATGACTGTGGGATACTTTATGGGTGCCCTCAAGTTATTAGTGCCTTTGGTCAAGAGTAAAAACTATTCCCTGGCAGCTGTTTGGTTAAAATACGCAGAGTGTTTAGCTTCTTGTGATATGATAGAGCAAGCCATCGATTCCTACTACACAGTGAAAGAACTAGCTCCAGGTCACGTTGAAGTATTATATCCTCTAGCCATGTTGTTGCTAAAACAAAACCAAAGAGAAGAGGCTCTGAAAGTGATGTCGCAAGATTTTAGCGCTAATAAATTAGATGTAGCTGTTCTATTGGAACAGATGAAGCTATTGAAACAGATCAACAATTGGGAATCCTACTGGAAATGCATGGAATTGTTAATGTCTCGACATTGTCCGGTACTCAAACATCCCGAAGAGTTGAAGATACTGCTAACCAAAGAGAGGCCTCCTGAAAAGCTAGCTAAATTGAGAAAGATGAGAAATTTCAGGAATGATAGTACGAGTGTTGAAAGTAATTTTACGGTTATTAAAGAGCTTAGTTTAGAAGAAGACTATGACATTTATAAGAATATTTTACAGTTATCCATAGATAGAAGAGAATATTGTTATTTGCAGAAATTCACTTTTATGGGCTTGGCGTCAAAGAGGTTTCAAAAATATTTCT CGGAAGTCAACATCATGGCGGCTTTCTCATGTTTATTGACTAACGACTGCTTCCATGGGTACAACTTGTTAAGAGAAACCCTCATGAGATATTCAAATAACAATCTGGCTTGGAACTGGTTCGGCATTGTAACAGCTACGCAGGAGGAGCTGCGTTTTGCCAGATTCTTGGAAAGATTTGGTGGCAGCTTGCCAATAGACAATCGCAGAATTATCATAGCCAATCACCATTTGTCCATGGGAAATTACATTAACACCATCAATTTTTACCTGAAGAGATACAAGCAAACCAACTCAGTCTTTGCGGCGTTCATGTTAGCTGTAGCGATGTTGCAGCATTATCATCATAAAAGCTTGGATAAAGCGAAGAAACAATCCATGGCCGAGATAGTGTCTTACCTCTTTCTGAATTATGCCAAGCAAAGAAACAAAATGGCTGAGCAGGAAGTGTATTATAATTTGGGAAGGATGTATCATCAGTTGGGCGTTATGTATTTAGCTGAGTTTTATTATAAGAAGGTTTTCAAAGTGGACAATTCCTATTTGGAGCAATATCCTGAAATTGTTTCTCTGAAGAGAGAAGCTGCCTTTAATTTacacattatttataaaaatagtgAAAACTTTATAGCAGCTCGAAACATTTTGTATGAACATATTGTGATATAG